Genomic segment of Arachis stenosperma cultivar V10309 chromosome 4, arast.V10309.gnm1.PFL2, whole genome shotgun sequence:
TTGTGGTTAcgtttgtgtttgcatctttGGATTTTGGGTTATTGTTATTGGTGTGGGCTTGTTTGGAGCTGGCTTTGGTTAAAGGATATTGAGCTTGGTCTTCATTCTGTTTGTTAACTCTGGTTACTTTGGGTTGGGGTGCTTTGTCATTTCCTCTTTTATTGTGAACGGCCTCAACTTCTGACACCTCATGATTAGGTAATTCTTGTACCTCCTCATTTTCAGTCTGCAGGATTTTGAATCGGGATGCATGTCCCCCTGTACCCACGttcctttctttttcattcttgcCATCACCTTTGCTCGCACCTTCTCCCACTCTCGCTCCCTTCTTGCCACGTGTATTACGTTGTACAAGCATCCAAGGTCCAAAGTTATCATTGGAAGCTTCCATTACTTTTTTGCCCTTATCCTCCGTTGTAATTCCTGTTCTACCCTCTCCTTCAACCTCTGGTCCATcccctttctctttctccctctcTGCCTGAGTTTGCTCTCCTGTGTTTGCTTTGCTGTTTTCTGGGCAGTAAGCTTTCTCATGTCCAATTTTACCGCATTGGAAGCAAACTTGATGAATTCCTTCATATTCAATTTTATGCACTTGTCCATTGATAAGGTATTGGGATACCAGGGGTTTGTCCAGTTCTACCTCCACACACAAACGAGCAAACTTTCCTCTTGTGATCTCAGCTGTATTGGTGTCAACCTGAATGGTTCTTCCCACAATCCCACCAATCTTCTGTAAAATGGCTCTATGATAATATTCAATAGGCAAGTCTGGCAGTCGAATCCAGACTGCTATCTTATTGATTGCTGCCGTGGTAGGATTGAAATCCGGTTGCCATAGCCGAATAGTAAGGTAGTGATCCAATACCTTCCATGGCCCCTCCATCAGAGCGTAGTCCAGATCACTAGAGTTATGAAATTTTACTAAGAAAAAATCATTTCCTAGATCAATAACATATATACTCCCCATCTTACCCCACATAGCCTCCAAGCGCCTTTTGAGAGTAATGAGAGAGAACTTCCTTCCCAAGAGCTTGACAATGATGGTCTCCCACCAATCTTTTCGTAATTCTCTCTGCACTCCTTCACTGATGACTAGGTTGTATAATCCATTTGGCAACTTCTTTATGAGAATATCCgattcatcatcactttcatcAGCTTCCATATCATCTTGCATGACTATCTCCCCCTCTTTGTGCTCCTGAGATGCCTCTCTCTCTTGGGATGCCTGGTTTCCTTTTTTCACCATTGAGGCAAAGGAGATCTTTTTAGTCCCGATCTTACTGATATCTATCTCCTCCACAGCAGCCAGCTCATGGATAGTGGGTTCCTTCATTAAGTTCCTTGTTTCATCCATCATCCAGTCTTCAACTCTAACTACAATGGCTTCCTTGCCTGACAATTCCTCTCCTTGAGTTGCAGTTTTGCTCTTCTTCAACTCCCTTTTGGAAGTCTATTCATCTTCTCTAGGTGTGTTTCTCGGCGTATGGGATCTAGATGCCCCACCTCTCACAAATCCACCTCTCATGGTGGTAGTCTCTAAAGGAGACTTAGCAAAAAATTCAGCAAGATGTAAAGTACGGAAACCCTAGCAGAGCGGAAAAATGGGCTATTGAAAAATGGAAACATTAATGTGATTTTCTCTTTGAATCAAGAAGTATCTAGACCATACAATATTCAGGATGACAAGGAGAGGCAAGAGGACTATGTACAAGTCATGGATAATAACGATGCCCAACCTTTTGCTACGAAATCAACGCTGAATGAGTTATAGCTAGCTGGGCTGAAGGAAATTGAGGGCCAAACAAAAAACTAGCAAgtagaagaaggtgactgggagaGTGACATGTGTCTAACAATCAGGGAAGAGCTAGAAAAGCTTTTTTTGGCAAGAAAGATACCCAACAAATTCAACATGACAACAAGAAAATGCTGAAACAAATAGAGAGGGAGACAGAAATCATAAGGCATAATGCAAGGTAGCTGTGGAGTTATaagaaaaaaaaccaaaaatgaaaagaattgtTACTACAGATGGCCGAACCATGATTCAAAGAATAGAGAATGAGGATGAGTATTACGTCGAACTAGCTGAGGATCAGCTAGAAATGGAAAAGGATAACATTGCAATGCCACAACAGAGGAATGATCATTAGTGGACTTTGGAATTGGCTTATAACATAAGGATGACTCTAAACCTTAAAGAAAAAGAGATACAAGCAACAAGGTAGATTATGAAGCAAATATGAAAGAACCAGAAGACCTTTGTATGCAAGAACCAGGTAAGAAGTTCAAAAACGAAGCTGGAACAATCATGGCCGAAGAGGCGGGCCTTGACATGTCCCACCAATAACCATGATTGTCATCAGCTGGAACTGTCGAGGGATGGCGGCTCCCTCGACAGTGTATGAATTAAAAAGTGTCTGTAAATCTTTCAGGCCATCCCTTTTGCTCCTTATGGGGACCAAAGCTAGCAAATTAAGTTGTGatagaattagaaaaaaaattaaattttgacaTGTTTTGTGTGGAATTTCGGGGGCTGTTTGGGAGACTGTGTTTATTTTGGAAGAATAATATAAATGTTCATGTTTATGCTTGGTGTGACAACTTTATAAAAACTAAAATCATCAGTGCCAAACTGGCAATGATAAGGATTGGGAAGCAACTTTTGTTTATGGCCATCCAAATCAcaagagaagaaaggagttaACTTGTGCTAATCAAAATTTGGAATAGCCAAAAATGTTTATTGGAACTTTAATGATGTAATTTCACAAGAGGAAAAAAGTAGGATCGCACCCAAAATCGACTAGTCAGATTGAAACTTTTAGGACTTTTGTAGATGAAAATGCACTCATAGACTTAGAAACCACAAGGGATGAAATACACATGGTTTAGTAACCCAAGAAATGATTTTGTTACTAAAGAGAGGATAGATAGAGTACTCGTCAATTGGGAATGGAGAAGAGATTTCCAACATGCCACACTTTCAGCCTTACCAGCTATAAGCTCGGATCATACTCCTCTAGTTCTCAATATTGAACCGCAAAAAAAGAGGAgtagaaattttaaatttgagaCCTATTGGGCTGACCATATCGACTGTGACACTGTTATAAGGAGGGAATGGAGCATCATTGGACGAATTTGGATCGAAAGATACAAAATTGTAAGAAAGAATTGATCAAATGGAGTAGGAAAAATTTTAAGAAGGCAGATGTACAGTCTCAAGCAAGCGCAGGAAGGAGAATATAACAGAGACACAACAATAG
This window contains:
- the LOC130974414 gene encoding uncharacterized protein LOC130974414, which encodes MDETRNLMKEPTIHELAAVEEIDISKIGTKKISFASMVKKGNQASQEREASQEHKEGEIVMQDDMEADESDDESDILIKKLPNGLYNLVISEGVQRELRKDWWETIIVKLLGRKFSLITLKRRLEAMWGKMGSIYVIDLGNDFFLVKFHNSSDLDYALMEGPWKVLDHYLTIRLWQPDFNPTTAAINKIAVWIRLPDLPIEYYHRAILQKIGGIVGRTIQVDTNTAEITRGKFARLCVEVELDKPLVSQYLINGQVHKIEYEGIHQVCFQCGKIGHEKAYCPENSKANTGEQTQAEREKEKGDGPEVEGEGRTGITTEDKGKKVMEASNDNFGPWMLVQRNTRGKKGARVGEGASKGDGKNEKERNVGTGGHASRFKILQTENEEVQELPNHEVSEVEAVHNKRGNDKAPQPKVTRVNKQNEDQAQYPLTKASSKQAHTNNNNPKSKDANTNVTTSPKQKPQRENQNQVTQFGPNQNTHKDHPITTNMTFNSPINHFQENCAEPEAHSPNQSMEVSNTEREGIMMEEPPDPKPPFFNSEFISTNSSGLNNAMIPVEKEILVNGLNNANDNMEESPLQGDEIQC